The region GGTCCGCCGAAGCTCAGCGGCACGCCGAACGACTGCGCCTCCATGGCGACAATGTCCGCCTCCTGCGGCGGCTTTACGATGCCGAGCGACACCGCCTCGGCAATCGCCCCCACCAGCAGCGCGCCCTTGCGATGGGCGATTTCGGCGATAGCTGCCACGTCTTCAATCGTGCCGAAAAAGTTCGGCGACTGGATGAGCACGCACGCAGTGTCCTCGGTGACCGCCTTTTCCAGCGCCGCCATGTTGACCCGGCCGCTCTCGAGGTAGGCGACCTCCGAGATCGGCATGCCCTGGTTCTTGGCGTAGCTGGCCAGCACCTCGCGGTATTCCGGGTGGACGCTGCGAGCCACCACGGCGCCGGGGCGCCCGGTCACGCGAGCGGCCATCATTGCCGCCTCGGTGGTCGCGGTGGAACCGTCGTACATCGAGGCGTTGGCGACTTCCATGCCGGCGAGTTCGCAGATCATGGTCTGGAATTCGAAGATGGCCTGCAGCGTACCCTGTGCGACTTCCGGCTGGTAAGGGGTGTAGGCGGTAAAGAACTCGCCGCGCGAGATCAAGGTGTCAATCACAACCGGGCGGTAGTGGTGATAAGCACCGGCGCCGAGAAAATTGGCGTAGTTGGACGCGGCGGTCTCGGAAGCCCGCTGCCGGAACCAGTCCATGATGTCGGCTTCGGCCATCGATGGCGCAATGTCCAACTCGCGTTTCAGCCGGTATTCCGCCGGGATGGGGGCGAAGAGTTCGTCCATGGAGCGGATGCCGATTTCGCGCAGCATCAACTCCCGGTCTGCGGGGGATTTCGGAAGATAGCGCATATGGATTTGTAATTGAGTAATTTGTAATCTGTAATTTCGCAGAGGTTGGCGCGGTCGCAGATCTTAACCTACGCCGGAAGTTCCAGTTACAAATTACAAATTACCAATTACAAATTCCCCTAGTGTCCTGCTTCCTCGGCGACAAACTTCTCATAATCGGCGGAGGAGAGCAGGTTCTTCACCTCGCCCGGGTTGCTGAGCTTCACCTTCACCATCCAAGCGCCGTGCGGGTCGGAGTTAATCTTCTCCGGCGCCGTTGCGAGCTCCTGATTGACCTCGGCCACAGTTCCGGAAGCCGGCGCGTAGATGTCGGAGACCGCCTTCACCGACTCCACCGTTCCCAGGCTCTTGCCCGCGGTCAGAGCCGCGCCGGGCTTGGGCAATTCCACGAACACGATATCGCCCAGCGCTTTCTGCGCGTGGTCGGTAATCCCAATCGTACCGGTATCGCCATCCACCTTGATCCACTCATGCTCTTTGGTGTACTTCAAGTTTGCCGGATAGGCCATTGATTGCTCCGTAGGTGCGAAGAAAATGAAAGCTCCACTGGGTTCGATGACTGGTTGCCACCAATTAATTACTACGCCGCCTGCTTCTTCGGCCTTCGGTAAAACGGCACCGGTACCACCTTGGCCTTCACCGCCTGGCCGCGAATTTCGACCCCGACGATGCTGTCCAACCTGGAGAGTGACGGGGGCAGGTAGGCAAGGGCGATGTTCTTCTTCAGGAACGGCGCATACGATCCGCTGGTCACGTAGCCGATCTCGCGGCCCGACTCATCGCGAACCTTGTAACCGTCCCGAGCAATGCCGCGCTCGATCATTTCCAAACCGGCCAGCGTTCGCGTAACGCCGTCGACCTGCTGCCGCTCCAGCGACCTGCGCCCGATGAACTCGCTCTTGTCCATTTTCAGCCAGCGCTCCAGTCCGGCTTCCCACACGGTGGTCGAATCCGAAATCTCGTGCCCATACAGCGCCAGCTTGCCTTCCAGCCGCAGCGTGTTGCGGGCGCCCAACCCGCAGGGCAGAACATGGAATTCCTTGCCCGCCGCCATCACCTCGTTCCACACGCGCTCGCTTGTCGCTTCGTCGGTGGGCACGTAAATCTCGAAGCCATCTTCGGCAGTGTAGCCAGTGCGGGCGATCAACGTGTTCTTCAGCCCGCACACCGTTCCGCGGGTGAACCAGTAAAACTTCACCTTGGACAAATCGGCGTCGGTCAGCTTCTGCAGCAGGTCCACGCCGCGCGGTCCCTGAATCGCGATCTGCGTAAAGTCGTCGCTCAGATGCTCGACTTTGCATTCGAACGAGCGGGTATTCTCGCGCACCCAGTTGATGTCTTTTTCGCGCGTGCCGGCATTGATGACAAAGAAAAAATCGTTTTCTCCAAAACGATGAACGATGACGTCATCCACGAAGGTTCCTTGCGGATAGAGCATCGCCGAATACTGGCACTGCCCGATCTGCAGCTTCGACGCGTCATTCATGGTGATGTGCTGCACCGCCGCCAGCGCCTGCCGTCCCGAGATGCGGATGTCGCCCATGTGGCTGACGTCAAAAATGCCCACTCCCGACCGCACCGCGAGATGCTCCGCAATCAATCCGGCGGGGTATTCCACCGGCATGTCCCAACCATTGAAATCCACCATCTTCGCGCCCATCATGCGATGGACGGCATTGAGAGCTGTCTTGCGAATGGTCGCGGTTGAAACATCTGCAGTGGAAGACACGGGACACTCTCCAGCCGCTAAGAAGGGCAAACTGCCGAGCGATGAACGCGCTACGTTATCACGCGTTCCGGGGTGGGTCAAACATCGTCGCGGCCCAATTTGGGCCAAATTGCCGGGGTGGGAACGCTCATCCTTCTCGCTCTTCTCGCTGCCGCAACAGCAGGAGGGTATTCTTCTGCGCCCTTTTCACCGGCGCGGTTTCGCGCTACAGTCGCGGCATGTTCGTACCATACCGGTGCATCGTTTGCGAAAAGGAAGAGCTTCGCTGCGAGTGCCACAAGTACTGTTATATGTGCGAGGGAGCTAACGACCTCCGCCTCTGCTCCGACGGCATGTACTATTGCCTTGAGTGCCGGCAGGCCTGCGACATGGAAGCGCAGCCGCTGCCCGACCCTGGGGCCTTTAGCTCTTAACTTTTGGCTCTTCGGCAGAACAGGGCCGCTTGGACAATCGAATCCGGCTTGGCTATGAGCCAAGAGCTAAACGATAAGAGTTCAGCAAACTACTACGCCTTTCTATGAACGATGCCGCGCTACTGCGGGAAGCTCTTGATGAAGCTCGAGCCGGCCTTAAGGAAGGCGGGCTGCCCATCGGTTCCGTGCTCGCTGACGCCGCGGGGCGAATCGTTGCCCGCGGGCACAATCTCCGGGTGCAGACGGGCGATCCGACGGCGCACGCCGAGGTGGTCTGCATTCGCAATGCAGGCCGGCGGCGCGATTGGCCGGAGCTGACGCTGGTCAGCACGCTCAGCCCCTGCATCATGTGTACCGGCACCAGCCTCCTCTTTCGCATCCCCCGCATCATTATCGGCGAGAACCAGAATTTTCTCGGTGCCGAGCACCTGTTTCGCGATGGCGGGACGAGTGTGTCGGTGCTCGGCGATCCAGAGTGCTTGGAGATGATGCGCTCCTTCATCGCCGCCCATCCTGACCTGTGGAATGAGGATATTGGGAAGTAACCTTCGGTCTCAGCGCGACGTGGTCAGCCGGCGCGGGCCGCTTCGGCCGCCGACAATGCTTCCTCCACCGTGGCATGGGTCGGCACGATCAGGTTCATGCGAGTCAGCTTCAGCGTCTGCTCCACAACGCCTGTAGCGCCGGCCAGCCGCAGTTCCCCTCCCGCCTGTTTGATCTTCGCCGAGCACATGACCATGATTCCCACACCGCTGCTGTCCATGTACTTGACACCGGACAGGTCAAACACGATCCGGGTCTGCTTGCCGCGGATCAGTTCATCCACGTCCGACTCGATTTGCTGGCAATCCCGCCCCAGCGTGATCCGGCCAGTCATCTCCATGACGACCGCGTTCCCAACCGTCTTCTTCTGAATCTCCAGAATCATGGCCGTCTCCCGCCCGCTGCGATTGTGCCCGGCATCCTAAGCCGTGAAACAGTTTCGGTCAACCTCGGGAGGCCGGTACAATTCCGTTTCGCCGAAGCATGGACGCCGAACTTACCGTCGAACTCGGTGGGGGCGATCCCACCCTCGCCATCCCATGGTCCAGCGGCGACGGCCGGCTCCGCTACCACGATCTCAAGCGGCAGCCCGACTTGCTTATCTACGTGGAGGAAGCGACACGGTACCCGGAATTAGCCGAATTCCTGGTGCAGCTCAACTCCGCATCGTCGATGCTGCAGTCTGCCAAGTGCGACGCCTGGTACAGCACCGAGCTGAACGAACCGGAGGGCATCTACGGGGCGATGGGTAAATTCGTTTCCTACGTGGACGTTTTCTTCGTCAGCGACGCACCGCGGTTCTCGTTCGAGCAGCACGAGCGCTTCGCGCAGCGCCTGATCAAGCTGCTGGGACGCGCTCCTCAGATCTCCGCCGCCGCCGAATTCATCATCCGCCGCTGCTACTTCGCAGGCGGTTGCGACCAGGAGCGAGCGCCGGCGGAAAACCCCAGCGAGGGCTTCTACTTCACCTTTTATCTGTCCGGATACGGCGACGATGAGGCCGATGCCCGCAAGCGCTGGGGCATCGCGCTCAAGCTGATCGGCAATGCTATCCTGCAACTGTCCGCCGGTGAAACTCACAAGTAAGAACCCGGAAGTAACGAGGACGCCGCCGAAATCGCTTGTATTTCGGGCTCGTTTCGGCTTACTAGTTACTGCGAACTCTTCTTACTGAATTGCAAGGAGCTTGCGTGGAAACGGACGCCTTGACGGTCTCAGTTCGGCTGCAGAATGCGACCAGTGAATTGCGCACGGTTGAGACCCTGCTCGACACCGCCGACCTGGATGCCCGAATCCTCGCCGACTTCCGCGACGCCGTGAACCGCGTCCGCACCACTGCCTGGGCGACCCAGCAGTATGCGGAAACCAAGGACACGCATAACGATCCCACCGCGGTGCTCTCCATCCTTGCCGGGGAACGCGTGCGCGCCGCCTACCAGCTGTGCCGCGCGCTGCGCGAGGACCTCGACCGGCCGGATCTGCGCTTTCAACCCGGCCAGCTTCTCCAACTCCGCAGCGCAGTGAAGGAACTCTTGCAGCAACTTAACGCCGTGATTGGAGACAAGAAATAGCCGTTGCAGAAGGTCCGCCGGTGACAAGTTGTGAGTTATTGCAGGTTGATCTGCTGATAATCGATCGGCGCTCCGGTTACGATTCCTGAGCGGCTCAAGAAGAAGATCACCGAAGTCTGGCCGTCACCCTTTTTCTGCAGCACGAGGAGGCCATCGCCCAGCGTATCTTCCGGCGGCATGCCTCCCTTCCACTGAATTCTTGGCACAGCATACTTGGGAATAGCTGCGATCAGAGCGACGTTCACCATCTCGCCATCCAGAACGTTGGCGTGATTCGCCAGCATGACGATGCGCCGCCGCCCTTCCGGCCCGATCAGCAAGTAGCCAACGTCGGTACCCTCGCCCTTGCCTGAAAAGTCCGCCTCGATGCGTCCGGCGGGAGTGCGGCCCTGGTTTCGCAACCAGGCAGCCGCGGCCGGATCCAGATCGTCAGGCGTGGCGACGTGCCATTGCTCGGCGTCATGCAGCAGGAGCGCGTCCGATGGCGGAATGCCGTTTTGAAGGGTTGCGTTGACCTCTTTAAAAGCCGGGTGAGACGGCACCTTGGTAGCCGCGAAAATGCTGACTACCGCCAGCACCACCCCGATCGCGATCGCGATTCGTCCGGCAACCTGGCGCTCGGGCGCGATCGAAACCAGCTTGACCCGGTCCGCCCCCGGCATTTTGCGCACCTCCCGCACCAGTTCCGCCATGGCCTGCACGTGTTCCATGACGTGTTGGCCGGTGTCCGGAGGAATGAGCAGTTCGCTGACCTCGATTGCCCCGCTGCCGATACTGACAAACGTGTTATTGGAACAGGCGAGTTGCTGCAGACGACCTGCGACGGACGCGTTTAAGAACATATTAGCTTCCGTCACGCGGTCCGTTTGCATGGTAAACCGGGCGTCAAACCTGGGATTGCCGGTGCGAACCTGGTTTTTACCGCCCTCGGTTATCGGCTTGCTGACATGTGCGACGGAGAGTTGGAACGTAGCCGGTGCTGCCATCCGCAAATTCAAGCCCGGTGTATGTTCCTGGTTAGAAAAACGGGCAACGACAGGCGATCCGTCGTACTTGCCGGAAACCACCAAGTCGGGCCCGTCGCGAAACGCTTCGCCGGATATGGCGCGAGCCATTTGCTTCGCCGCCGCTGACACCTCCCCAAACCCGGCGAACGTCATCAGGCTGCGTACCAGGGTGATAATCACGCCGAGTGTAGCCAAACCGGCCACGATCAGCAGCGCGATTTGGATGGGATTCAAAGAGGCCAGCAATTTCATTGTGTTGCGAGGGATGATAGTCGGCGTTCATTCCGGGACGCAACCACATTCCGGCGGCAATCAATAGCGGCGGACCGAAACGGTCATGGTCTTGCGTTACTCTTCTGCGTCAGAGGCTGTGGAACGCGCCGCCAATTAGTGCTAGTATCCGGTTTATCTCCCCCGCAGACTAATATTCGCGCCCGAGAATTATCTCGGGAAGGCGCCCTTGCGCAGCATAGGAACAGATGATGATGAGGATGGCTCAAGCTCGCGGTCGTCATGTTCGTGGCATGTCGATGGTGGAGTTGGTAATCGTGGTTGCGGTCACCATGGTCCTGGCGGCGATTTTGCTGCCCAACATCATCAACACGACGTATAACATCCGGCTTCGCAGCGCGGCCAACGACGTTTCCGGCCTGCTGCAGCAGGCCCATTTCCGCGCCATCCGCGACAATACCTATTACCCGGTGTGCAGCACTACCATCGGCAGCAACAACCGAACCACGCTTTTTTTTATCGACATGAGCGCTACTCGCAACTGCAGCGCTTCCTGGTCGAATACGTATCCGACGGTACAATTGGGCGGCAACGTCACCCGCCAGACCTCTGGCTATCCAGCCATCACCAGCATGTCATTGGGATTCACACCCCTGGTGGCCTCGGCTTCGCCGCCATACTTCAGCTCCCGCGGAACGCCTTGTTCGGTGAACAACAACCTTTGCCTCAACGTCTACACGCCTCCCTCGGGAACGACGGTCATTGCTGCTTACGGAATTTTTCTCACGGACAGCCGTCCAGGGGGCGGGAGTGGATGGTCGGCGGTGACGGTTTCACCTGCCGGACGGGTCCGGACATGGATGTGGGACGGCTCGAAATGGGAATGATTGGCGGCTGAAAATCGACGTCTGGAACAGAGGTTTTCGGCCGATCTGGGACCGGTTCCACGCTGGTTTTTCCTCCCTCCCACGCCTCTAAGTTGTTATCGAAGTGTGTCTGGCTGGGTGCTAACATGCGCCCATCTTCCCCAGGAAAATACCAAGTGCGAACCGGGAGTCCAATTACTTTCGAGTAGTTCCGATTCCTGCCTGATGTGTCATGATTCAGGTATTCGGAACCCGGCACACGGATCTGGAGGGCGAATGCAAGCCATGCTTCGGCGCACGGGCCGGCGCAATGCACAAGCCGGAATGTCCCTTATCGAACTGATGATCGCCGGCGTCGTGCTGGTGATCGGGTTCGCGGGCGTCATGGTGCTGATGATAGCGGCGGTGTCCTCGAACGGACGCAACAAGAAGGACACCACAGCGGCGACCGTGGCACAGATGGTGCTGGAACGGATCCAGACCCTGCCGGAGGGATCCACTACTACGACCACCGTGACCGACTGCGCGGGAAACACCTGGACCATCGATTCGGCCGCCGGGGGAGCCAACGTTTCCAATGGCGCTGTCGATTTCACCCAGGCCTACAGCGGAGTTCCAGCGAACTTCAAGATGCAATACGTGGTGTGCGACGCTACCGGCCAGCAAACGACCTATGACGTGCGCTGGAACATCGCCGCCGCCACCACCCATACGACTTTCGTGATAATTGGCGCACGACCGACGGCCGCGGTTTCCGGCAATCTTCAATTGTTCGCCTTGCCGGTCACCATTCGCGCCATGGTGGGTCAGTGATGAGCGGGGGACGAATGGACAACTATTCGCGCCAGCGACGGCGCGCCGACGTGGGCTTCACGTTGATCGAACTCATGGTGGTGGTGCTGATCCTGACCATCATGATGGGGGTGGTGTTCCGCCAGGTGGACCTGGTCCAGAAACGCGCCCGCACCGAGCAGTCCAAGCTGGACGCGTTCCAGCAGGGGCGCGACTTTGTCGACCTGATGGTCCGCGATATTCACGGCGCGGGATATCCCAATGCGCGCGTTCAGGATGCATCGCAGATCACCAATGGGCTTAGCGACCCCAAGAACGCCATCGGCCTGGTGAAGGTAGATACCGGCGAACTGCGCCTGGAAACTTATGACGACCAGGGCAAAGTCATCGCGGTGGTATACCAGCTCAATTCCGGCGTCCTGCAGCGCAGCCAGTATTTCAAGAACAACGCCAGTCCTCTTACCGGCCAGACCGTTTCGCTGCAAAACGGCGTGGAGAACGTCCAGAATACGACCATCTTTACAGCCTATAAGACCGACGGCTCAGTGGTCACTCTGCCCGTGGACATCAGCTCCAGTCCGACCGCTATCGCCAGTATCAAGTCGATCGAAATCGTGTTGCAGGTCCAGGGCAACGTGACCGACATTCAAAGCCGAGTTCGTCCCGTCACCACCTTGCGATCGGTGGTGCGGGTTACGAACTGCTCGGAAGCCACTACCGGGCAGTCGAATAGCTGCTGAGGGAAATATGAAGACGTCACGTCGAAAGCATCGTCGGGGAGAACGCGGTGTGGCGCTGCTGATGGCGCTGTTTGCGCTGCTCATACTCGCTGCCGTCGGCCTGGGCATGATGTACTCCGCCAATACCGAAACCGCGATCAACAGCAATTACGGCGGCTCCATGCGGGCCTACTATGCCGCGTTGGGCGGCCTTGAGGAAGCGCGCGACCGCATCCGCACCAACACGGCGAATGGCATCTCGCCGCCGGCGCGCACACCAAGCAGCGCGGGCCACACCATCTACCTGGTCAATCCGTACGTAAATAGCGCGGGCAACACCATCACACCCAAACCCTGGCTGGCGAGCGACAGCTTTATTGACGACGAATACTGTCACGAGTTTCCGCCACCCACCGATCCCGGCTTGGGCACACCCTGTACGGTATTGCCATACGACTCGAGCACCAACACGAACTGGTACGGCTACTACAGCGGCGGCTCCAGCACCTATACGGGGACGACCTGGCATAACGGGGGATCCTCCTTCAGTGGCGTGCCGAGTCTGTCGCCCAATACCAGCACCGCGAACGCGCTCGATTTCCGCTGGACCCGCATTAACATGAAGATGAACTATTCCACCTTCCCGGTCTGCGTGAACGGGTCGGCCAACTGCCCGACGACGGCGGCCACCGCAGTTTGCTGGGATGGCACCCGCGAGCTTCTTGCGGCGTCGCCGGGCACCGATTGCAGTACAACCGTATCGCCGATCAATGCCTCGACCATGCCCGTGTACCTGCTGACATCGCTGGCGGTTACGCCGAACGGATCAAGGCGCATGGTGCAGATGGAGGTCGCCAACAACCCGCCGCTGGTTACCAATGCCGCGGTGGACGCGAACAACAACGTCACCGTCAGCGGCGCCTCGGTGACGGTGAACGGGTACGACAACTGCAAGTGCGCTTGCACCAATCCTCCGGGCGGGGGAGCCCCCACCTGCACCAATCGCGCAACCGGGGGCCCCTGCACCGGCAACACGTATTCGATATTCAGCAGCGGTACCGAAACCCAGAGCGGCGGCCCTGCCCTCGTCGCCGGCACGACCCCGGCGGTTGCCCAAAACCAGGCGTTTCCTTACGATGTGCCATCGCTCGTCAACAAGTACAGGAAAATGCAGGGGATGGTCGATGTCACCAACTCGCCTTCGTATTCCATCACGTGTTCAGCAGGCTCGCCGTATGCGAACTGTGGAACCGCGACCGGCTTAGCGTTCGGCACCGAGCCGAACCCCTGGCCGCCAACCAACGTCCAAAGCCCCGCCGGAGTGGCGTACCAGTACACCTACATTCCGGGCTCCATTGACCTGCAGGCACATACCAGCGGAGCCGGCGTGCTGGTGGTAAACGGGAATCTCACCCTTCACGGCGGCTTTGAGTTTTACGGCTTGGTCATTGTTTCGGGTACCCTGACGCTGCAGGGCAGCGGCAGCGGTCAGGATTACAACGTCATCGGTTCCATCATTGCCGGCCAAGGTACGGTGGCAGACGCTATCTCCGGCGGCATCACGATCCAATACGACCGGTGCGCGCTCTTGAATACCAATACCCCACAGCCACTAACGGTGGTAACGACTCGCGAGCTGACGTACTGAGGAGATTGCAATGATTCGGAACTTTTCGTTCAAGACGACGTTGCTTCTCAGCCTCCTCGCCGCCGGCGCGCTGGCGCAATCGAACTCGCCTTCGCTGGGCGATGTTGCTCGGCAAAAATCCAGCGTCAAGGCTAAGCACGTGGTCACCAACGACGAAATCCCGCCCAGCCCAGACGCCGATCAGCCGGTTGCGCCTCCTGCAGGTACCAAGGCCGACGTGCCGGCAGCCGGCACAGATGCGGCTGCAAAACCGCAGTCCGTACCCGATCCTAAAGCGCGCATCGCGCAGTTGACGAAGGACAACGAGGATACTCGGAGGGTCATTGCCACGTTGCAGGCTAAGATCGAGGCCAGCGACGACAAAAAGCTGATCCCGGCGCTGGTCGAAATCGTGGAAACCCGCAAGCGGATCATTGCACAAAACGAGGCTGAAATCGAAAAGTTAAAGGCAGGCGGTGTGCCGGCCGGGAATGCCGACAACTCCTCAACTGCTGTCCAAGCCGCATCCTCTGCCCAGTCTTCGAGCAAGTAATACCGGATCGTGCCGGAGGCAGCATGGCGGGCCCGGCGTGATTCGAACACGCGACCCACGGATTAGAAATCCGTTGCTCTATCCAGCTGAGCTACGGGCCCTCGCCCTATATTGTACCCGGTTGCAATTATCGCCCTATCAATACGCGCGCCGCGGCCGTCTCCCGCATCTCACTTATCAATCGGGCGGCGACGGCAGGTTTTTACGGTCTTCCCTGCCTTGAGCCCTGCCGAAGCGGAACCGTGTCAGGCAAGGCTGCGCCGCCCGTGCTCGTTCCGCGCAGACGCTCGGCGCGCCGTTGCATTCCATCCAGCACCGTCCGCCACATGTCGATTTCCAATTCGAACTGATGCTTCAGCGGGGTTTGCGTCGTCTGTACGAATGCCAGGTTCATTTCCATTTGTTGAAGCAACGTTCGCATCCGGGTGATGTCGTTGGTAAGGGCCTGGGCCTCTGCCTGGTCTGCCGGCTTCTGCGAACGGCTCTTGTGTGTATCTGGCGCCTGCCCTGCCGCCAGGGTCGTAATCAACAGAGCGCAAGTTATGCTTCGACATTTCATTCCGCACCTCGACTCCGCAACTCGAAGTCCCCTCGCGTGTACTACGATACCGTGTACTCGATGCGTCGTATTACCACTCGGAACTCGCAACCACTAATAAGGCCGGCTCTCCCCGTCGTCATGGTTGCGCTCATCTGGGTCGGTACTGCGCAGGCGCAATCCCAGAACACACGTTTCGATCCCATCTTCGAAAATCGGGAGGTCAGCGTCTTCGCTCTCGACCTGCCGCCCGACGGCCACGCTTCCATCTTTCAAAATACGCACGACATCTTCTGGATCGCCCTGGCGGCTGCCCATGTCACCGTGATTGACGCCGATGGCAACAAGACTGCTGTTGCCTTCGCCATGGGCGACACGCGCTTCTTTCCCAGCTTCACAACCCGTTCGATATCCAATGACGCCGCCGATTCGTTCCGCGCCGTGCTGGTCGAGATCAAGCTCCGAGGACTCGCGTCGGCTTGCGACTGTGATAGCGGCGCGCAACGTTCGGTCTGCGGCTGCCCGCGCGCCGCCCCCCTGCCGCCGATGTGGGCGGTCGGCATCGGCCAGATCGTCGCCGGAGGAACCACACTGGCGCCAGGCGAGTCATTTCGCAGCATCGGCGAGCGCGCTGATACCTTGCTGGTGGCCGTTTCACACCTGACCCTGGCCGACGACGCTCAACCGTCCTCCAGCGTGACCATCGAACTGCGCGCAGGAAATGTGCTCTGGCTTCCGGCCGGCCCGCACAAACTGCGCAACTTGGGCGCAACCCCTGCGCGCTATGTGACTTTGGAGTTTTGACCTCCCTTCCCTCGGTTGACTTCCCTGTTCATAAGGACTAGGGTTAGGGTCAGGCGAGAATTCCGTCTCCTCTTCAGATTCTCTGAATTAAGTCAGCCCATCTGAAGTTCTCTCACTTAACCAACAGCTCAGCAATTCGAGCATGGTGCGGCGGATCGCGCTGGCAAGCGGAAAAACCCTGAATAGCATGAAGCAATCGACCAGGAGGAACATTGTTCAAAACCGACCCGAGCCCGAAGAAGGGATCCGAGACCATCGGCTACTGTCCAGGATGTGATAAATCCATCACTGAAGAGCAGCCCACTAAACTGGTTCTAGGGCAGCTCTACCACACGGCGCACGCTCCTCGTGCAGGAAGAGACAAATAACATGCGCCCAAGCCAAACCTTCCAAAAGCGTCAACGTGAACTCGCCCGCCAGGAAAAACAGCGCGCCAAGGCAGAACGACGGCAGCAGCGGAAATTGGAGAAGCAGTCGCCGTCGGGAGAACCGGCGGCAGAAGAAGGCTTTCAGCCATCTGCCGAACCCGACTCAACCGAGGCACCAGCATCCTAAACATCGGCGTCCCGGGTTGGTGCCGGCAATCGTGCTATACTGACTTAGACGCTTGTAACCACGGCTTGCTTGTGGTGCGGCAGTCCGATCTTAACAGCCGGCCTGACCCTCCTTGGCTTCCTGACGCCCGTACGTTCCCGGCGCTGACAACCTATTGAGCGGCTTCCTTGACACCGTCGCGAATCGCATCTTGAGTGCGTCTCGCGAGACGCCTCTCCAGAAAGATAC is a window of Terriglobales bacterium DNA encoding:
- the gcvPA gene encoding aminomethyl-transferring glycine dehydrogenase subunit GcvPA, giving the protein MRYLPKSPADRELMLREIGIRSMDELFAPIPAEYRLKRELDIAPSMAEADIMDWFRQRASETAASNYANFLGAGAYHHYRPVVIDTLISRGEFFTAYTPYQPEVAQGTLQAIFEFQTMICELAGMEVANASMYDGSTATTEAAMMAARVTGRPGAVVARSVHPEYREVLASYAKNQGMPISEVAYLESGRVNMAALEKAVTEDTACVLIQSPNFFGTIEDVAAIAEIAHRKGALLVGAIAEAVSLGIVKPPQEADIVAMEAQSFGVPLSFGGPYAGVIATKEKFVRQMPGRLVGQTQDKQGRRGFVLTL
- the gcvH gene encoding glycine cleavage system protein GcvH, coding for MAYPANLKYTKEHEWIKVDGDTGTIGITDHAQKALGDIVFVELPKPGAALTAGKSLGTVESVKAVSDIYAPASGTVAEVNQELATAPEKINSDPHGAWMVKVKLSNPGEVKNLLSSADYEKFVAEEAGH
- the gcvT gene encoding glycine cleavage system aminomethyltransferase GcvT, translating into MSSTADVSTATIRKTALNAVHRMMGAKMVDFNGWDMPVEYPAGLIAEHLAVRSGVGIFDVSHMGDIRISGRQALAAVQHITMNDASKLQIGQCQYSAMLYPQGTFVDDVIVHRFGENDFFFVINAGTREKDINWVRENTRSFECKVEHLSDDFTQIAIQGPRGVDLLQKLTDADLSKVKFYWFTRGTVCGLKNTLIARTGYTAEDGFEIYVPTDEATSERVWNEVMAAGKEFHVLPCGLGARNTLRLEGKLALYGHEISDSTTVWEAGLERWLKMDKSEFIGRRSLERQQVDGVTRTLAGLEMIERGIARDGYKVRDESGREIGYVTSGSYAPFLKKNIALAYLPPSLSRLDSIVGVEIRGQAVKAKVVPVPFYRRPKKQAA
- a CDS encoding nucleoside deaminase codes for the protein MNDAALLREALDEARAGLKEGGLPIGSVLADAAGRIVARGHNLRVQTGDPTAHAEVVCIRNAGRRRDWPELTLVSTLSPCIMCTGTSLLFRIPRIIIGENQNFLGAEHLFRDGGTSVSVLGDPECLEMMRSFIAAHPDLWNEDIGK
- a CDS encoding STAS domain-containing protein; the protein is MILEIQKKTVGNAVVMEMTGRITLGRDCQQIESDVDELIRGKQTRIVFDLSGVKYMDSSGVGIMVMCSAKIKQAGGELRLAGATGVVEQTLKLTRMNLIVPTHATVEEALSAAEAARAG
- a CDS encoding type II secretion system protein; the encoded protein is MDNYSRQRRRADVGFTLIELMVVVLILTIMMGVVFRQVDLVQKRARTEQSKLDAFQQGRDFVDLMVRDIHGAGYPNARVQDASQITNGLSDPKNAIGLVKVDTGELRLETYDDQGKVIAVVYQLNSGVLQRSQYFKNNASPLTGQTVSLQNGVENVQNTTIFTAYKTDGSVVTLPVDISSSPTAIASIKSIEIVLQVQGNVTDIQSRVRPVTTLRSVVRVTNCSEATTGQSNSC